The Drosophila biarmipes strain raj3 chromosome 2L, RU_DBia_V1.1, whole genome shotgun sequence genome has a window encoding:
- the LOC108032333 gene encoding uncharacterized protein LOC108032333, with protein sequence MIYFQITQHCAVHTVQKNMKYTILLFLPMLLVFLKLTEAKNNFNYMNDEEMLHLGETFKNIDRLEQRNISQHRQGAAFAIDSNGYFKTTISGVTDLIDIYNNIRRMTLHYNLMRRFETNRFEDTTQIDMAQTQVTTEEDQNLDVMEKIHRKLFGSDDLIGLLARGNQLQIFTCKTPQSPQQFLYTLYVEYVILELKAHAMVEWSWMFLRKFGKGGSLEEEKASREAYKRRTPGTLPKIKALMSQADRSVWRCDPREHKSRVTYEEITRLMQGYVENEVDLNTDGTCSPDCGFYKSSKNEGCFDKKFCSEQPKCAGGVYDCRFVESEMQICQAEQSSNRRYQFIQYESGVVHGQKGSCHTWLNHAKSWNRWIFQECSYCACLCDDRIPQSDRYFNLRPVIADVENNRVVTGLRFVKKNRIFHLQIQEGELLPYGVINESTVQWSPVDTYSISDEYVKINVDYHMLTYENRSINLGKVEADNKWVLVVTGLRFQVVGGHLQLEAQFSKIDFENGKLIEPTTSSIWISEGNDKPREKLSLKDVRVPTQSPVPSIPYPSDNQYIEFASTGFEHDAAQTTVPFIDIQEVVSEPAVPLSGIGVHYKGRDGYGGFLAPKIITYDFTPYVYVPTWGSLNSKKPE encoded by the exons atgatttattttcaaataactCAACACTGCGCAGTTCATACCGTTcagaaaaacatgaaatatacaattcttttatttttgcccATGCTATTGGTTTTTCTAAAACTAACTGAAgctaaaaataactttaattaTATGAATGACGAAGAAATGCTGCATTTAGGagaaacctttaaaaatattgatagattagagcaacgaaatatatCTCAG CACAGACAGGGCGCTGCCTTTGCCATAGATTCAAATGGCTACTTTAAAACAACCATTTCAGGCGTGACGGATTTGATAGATATCTACAATAATATACGTAGGATGACACTTCATTACAACCTTATGAGGAGGTTCGAGACTAATAGGTTTGAAGATACAACACAAATAGATATGGCTCAGACCCAGGTTACAACCGAAGAAGACCAGAATCTCGATGTGATGGAAAAGATACACCGGAAACTCTTTGGAAGCGATGACCTAATCGGTCTCTTGGCCAGGGGAAACCAg CTGCAAATCTTTACTTGCAAAACACCGCAGTCTCCTCAGCAATTCCTTTACACGCTATATGTGGAATATGTTATACTAGAACTGAAAGCCCACGCCATGGTAGAGTGGTCCTGGATGTTTCTCAGGAAGTTCGGAAAGGGAGGATCCCTCGAGGAGGAGAAAGCGAGTCGGGAAGCTTACAAGCGGAGGACACCTGGCACTTTGCCGAAGATCAAGGCTTTGATGAGCCAAGCAGATCGCTCCGTGTGGCGCTGCGATCCTAGGGAGCACAAGTCCAGGGTCACCTACGAGGAGATCACCCGCCTAATGCAGGGTTACGTGGAGAATGAGGTGGACCTGAACACCGATGGAACCTGCAGTCCTGACTGTGGCTTCTACAAATCCTCTAAAAATGAGGGGTGTTTCGATAAGAAGTTCTGTTCTGAGCAGCCTAAGTGCGCCGGCGGAGTGTACGACTGTCGCTTTGTGGAATCAGAAATGCAGATTTGTCAGGCGGAGCAGAGCTCCAACAGGCGGTACCAGTTTATCCAGTATGAAAGTGGAGTTGTTCATGGACAAAAAGGATCCTGTCACACGTGGTTAAACCATGCCAAAAGCTGGAATCGGTGGATTTTCCAGGAGTGCAGCTACTGTGCTTGCCTCTGCGATGATCGAATCCCCCAATCGGATCGGTACTTCAACCTGCGACCTGTGATCGCCGATGTGGAGAACAACAG AGTCGTGACGGGCCTTCGATTTGTTAAGAAAAATCGCATTTTTCACCTGCAGATTCAGGAGGGCGAGCTCCTGCCATATGGGGTCATCAATGAGTCAACTGTTCAGTGGAGTCCCGTGGATACATACTCCATATCCGATGAGTATGTCAAGATAAACGTTGACTACCACATGTTGACCTATGAGAATCGATCCATAAATCTTGGCAAAGTGGAGGCGGACAACAAGTGGGTACTGGTGGTTACCGGGCTGCGGTTCCAAGTGGTCGGAGGCCATCTTCAGCTGGAAGCCCAGTTCAGTAAAATCGATTTTGAAAACGGAAAGCTCATCGAACCGACAACATCGAGCATTTGGATATCTGAGGGCAACGATAAACCAAG GGAGAAGCTATCCTTAAAGGACGTCCGAGTGCCCACGCAATCCCCTGTCCCTTCGATACCTTACCCAAGCGACAACCAGTATATCGAATTTGCCAGCACTGGCTTTGAGCATGATGCTGCCCAGACCACCGTGCCCTTCATCGACATCCAGGAGGTGGTTTCTGAGCCGGCGGTGCCACTCTCCGGAATTGGAGTTCACTACAAAGGCCGCGATGGCTATGGTGGGTTTCTGGCCCCCAAGATTATCACCTATGACTTTACACCATACGTCTATGTGCCCACATGGGGGTCACTAAACTCCAAAAAGCCggaataa
- the LOC108032461 gene encoding uncharacterized protein LOC108032461: MQLLSEIYAAKLSPNLETASRLLRSPLGQALISFLLGYFATTKLSQMYGKFKRDSDKYDALKEAEDSDPIDEPDVLPKGNEVVLLTTMELTAFDGINPDQPIYTALNGLIYDLSPGREKFSSHGPYFFLAGCNANKVLNIACRSMGVCPKDVINRWEQSLNAEFNIVGYLIDGYEGITSEDQQIDQESENVCQTEPEE; the protein is encoded by the exons ATGCAGCTTCTGAGTGAAATATATGCAGCAA AACTAAGCCCCAACTTGGAGACAGCCTCTAGACTGCTAAGAAGTCCTCTTGGTCAGGCGCTCATATCCTTTTTGCTGGGCTACTTTGCCACCACAAAGTTGTCGCAAATGTATGGAAAGTTCAAAAGGGACTCCGACAAATACGATGCTTTAAAGGAGGCTGAGGATTCAGATCCCATAGATGAACCTGATGTTTTGCCCAAGGGGAATGAGGTGGTGCTGCTCACTACCATGGAATTAACTGCTTTCGATGGCATAAACCCTGATCAACCCATTTACACCGCGCTGAATGGCCTGATCTATGATCTGAGTCCGGGTCGAGAGAAGTTCAGTAGTCATGGCCCCTACTTCTTCCTAGCCGGTTGCAACGCCAATAAGGTCCTGAACATTGCCTGCCGTTCCATGGGTGTCTGCCCCAAAGATGTAATCAATCGTTGGGAGCAGAGCCTCAATGCCGAGTTTAATATCGTGGGATACCTGATTGATGGGTATGAGGGGATTACTAGCGAGGACCAGCAGATCGATCAAGAGTCGGAAAATGTTTGCCAAACGGAACCAGAGGAATAA